A genome region from Patescibacteria group bacterium includes the following:
- a CDS encoding glycosyltransferase family 2 protein → MRDEIFVIIPAYNEAARIGAVLEGAEKYCRNIIVVDDGSDDETSEVAKRHKIIVLRHKVNLGKGAALKTGSKAALKLGAKILVFMDADGQHQAEDIPHFIQGIKEGYDLVIGMRRFNRRMPFSMLVGNKIFSRLIYYLYNFNLPDTQCGFRALRASVYFKIQWMAQGYEVETEMLLSALRKKLRCAAIPIQAIYYDIYKGTTIVDGIKILMKILEQRISLKNF, encoded by the coding sequence ATGCGAGATGAAATTTTTGTTATTATTCCCGCTTATAACGAAGCCGCTCGGATCGGGGCGGTTTTGGAGGGAGCGGAAAAGTATTGCCGCAATATTATCGTGGTGGATGACGGATCGGATGATGAGACTTCGGAGGTCGCAAAGCGGCATAAAATTATTGTTTTACGCCATAAAGTGAATTTAGGCAAAGGCGCGGCGCTCAAAACTGGCTCAAAGGCGGCTTTAAAATTGGGAGCGAAGATATTAGTTTTTATGGACGCAGATGGTCAGCATCAGGCAGAGGATATACCGCATTTCATTCAAGGCATTAAAGAGGGTTATGATTTAGTGATTGGGATGCGGCGTTTCAATCGGAGAATGCCATTTTCAATGTTGGTGGGCAACAAGATTTTTTCTAGACTCATTTATTACCTTTACAATTTTAATTTGCCTGATACTCAATGCGGTTTTCGTGCTCTTCGCGCTTCGGTCTATTTTAAAATTCAGTGGATGGCTCAAGGGTATGAGGTGGAAACAGAGATGCTGCTTAGCGCTTTGCGAAAAAAATTGCGTTGCGCCGCTATTCCGATTCAAGCCATTTACTATGATATTTATAAGGGAACGACAATAGTGGATGGGATAAAAATATTAATGAAAATTTTAGAGCAGAGGATATCTTTAAAAAATTTCTAA
- a CDS encoding DUF2304 family protein: MTSFLGIQILGVFFGVFMAYFSFIYFKRREFSLGVLIFWEVLWLALIFVSIFPHSTNFFLQGLGLIRAMDLFMVLGFIIAFGLLFYNYVVVQRLRKKMEKVVRKEALKSVKRKA; encoded by the coding sequence ATGACTTCTTTTCTAGGTATTCAAATCTTAGGTGTTTTCTTCGGCGTTTTTATGGCTTATTTTAGTTTTATTTATTTTAAACGCCGTGAATTTTCGCTGGGGGTTTTGATTTTTTGGGAAGTTTTGTGGCTCGCTTTGATTTTTGTTTCTATTTTTCCCCATTCCACGAATTTTTTTCTCCAAGGCTTGGGCTTAATCAGGGCAATGGATTTATTTATGGTACTTGGTTTTATTATTGCTTTTGGTTTGCTTTTTTATAATTATGTGGTCGTGCAAAGGTTGAGGAAGAAAATGGAAAAGGTGGTGAGAAAGGAAGCGCTAAAGAGCGTAAAGCGTAAAGCGTAA
- a CDS encoding GDP-mannose 4,6-dehydratase — MPQKILVTGGAGFIGSHLVEKLLQQKHQVLSLDNFDPFYNSNIKKTNITTALKNPRYTLIRGDIRDQNPLKKIFTQHHFDFIIHLAAKVGVRPSIKNPAEYLEVNVNGTLNLLEQARLHKIKNFIFASSSSVYGANAKVPFSEKDMTDHPLSPYGASKKAGELLCYTYHQLYKINIAVLRFFTVYGPRQRPDMAIHQFTGLISLFETLPLYAHGKSQRDYTYVDDIVQGIMNTIKYHRGFEIYNLGNSQTTPLITLVKLLEKYLNKKAKIKKLPPQPGDLLKTWADITKAKKLLHFDPKTNIEEGIQKFIQWYRKNKK, encoded by the coding sequence ATGCCCCAAAAAATATTAGTAACAGGTGGTGCCGGGTTTATCGGCTCGCATTTAGTGGAAAAATTATTGCAACAAAAACACCAAGTCTTAAGCTTGGATAATTTTGATCCTTTCTATAATTCAAATATCAAAAAAACAAACATCACAACTGCGTTAAAAAATCCGCGCTACACCCTGATCCGCGGCGACATTCGTGACCAAAATCCCTTGAAAAAAATTTTTACGCAACATCATTTTGATTTCATTATCCATCTTGCCGCTAAAGTGGGAGTCCGTCCTTCTATAAAAAACCCCGCGGAATATCTGGAAGTAAATGTCAACGGCACTTTAAACCTTCTAGAACAAGCGCGTCTCCATAAAATCAAAAATTTTATTTTTGCCTCTTCCTCCTCGGTCTACGGCGCAAATGCCAAGGTGCCTTTCTCTGAAAAAGACATGACCGACCATCCCCTTTCGCCTTATGGAGCGAGCAAAAAGGCAGGGGAGCTCTTATGCTATACTTATCATCAACTTTATAAAATCAATATTGCTGTCTTGCGTTTTTTTACGGTCTATGGTCCGAGGCAAAGACCAGATATGGCAATACACCAATTTACTGGATTAATTAGTCTCTTTGAAACCCTTCCTCTCTATGCCCATGGCAAATCGCAAAGAGATTACACCTATGTTGATGACATTGTCCAGGGTATTATGAATACTATTAAATACCACCGCGGCTTTGAAATCTATAATCTTGGCAATTCTCAAACTACCCCTCTCATAACCCTAGTTAAGCTACTTGAAAAATATTTAAATAAGAAAGCAAAGATAAAAAAATTACCGCCCCAGCCGGGCGATCTTCTTAAAACCTGGGCCGACATTACCAAAGCTAAAAAACTATTGCATTTTGATCCCAAAACCAATATTGAGGAAGGGATACAAAAATTTATTCAATGGTACAGAAAAAACAAAAAATAG
- a CDS encoding oligosaccharide flippase family protein has protein sequence MSPKQRIYNFLRWSEKYTRTDMVYLARGGFWLTAEQVITSLAGILLAVAFANLLPKETYGVYRYVLSLVGILSVFSLSGMNTAIVRAVARGYEGVLAPAFKTRLRWGAAGGILSLGLAGFYFLNNNLTLVFCFLVAAAFLPFMDSLTVYESFFEGKKLFKTRALYNISIRIVATLASVATLVLTQNLFFILLVYFCLYTFLRLICFWMTIRKSSFKPKQDLETISYGKHLSLMNAIGVVSSQLDKILLWHFLGPVSLASYALATTPCEHIGNLFKNLAPLSLPKFSEQSLGAIKAKLFKKTAKLFLAVIPLMGLYVILAPWIYKLFFPIYLEAVSYSQFYTVAILLMIPQVPLGAVLAAHMRKKELYIIKFTSPLVRIVLVLILVPLYGIWGAIITAILIQVINFALLLFFLRRMQ, from the coding sequence ATGAGTCCAAAACAGAGAATTTACAATTTTTTGCGCTGGTCGGAAAAATATACCCGAACCGATATGGTTTACCTTGCTCGCGGCGGATTCTGGCTGACAGCGGAGCAGGTCATTACTTCCCTTGCGGGAATCTTGCTCGCTGTTGCCTTTGCCAACCTTTTACCCAAAGAAACATATGGGGTTTACAGGTATGTTTTATCTTTAGTGGGTATTTTATCTGTTTTCAGCCTGTCCGGTATGAACACAGCGATCGTGCGGGCTGTAGCGCGGGGATATGAAGGTGTGCTGGCGCCTGCTTTCAAAACGCGTTTGCGCTGGGGAGCCGCGGGGGGAATTTTAAGTTTAGGTTTGGCTGGCTTTTATTTTTTAAACAATAACCTTACTTTGGTTTTTTGTTTCTTGGTCGCCGCCGCCTTTTTACCATTTATGGATTCCCTGACTGTTTATGAATCATTTTTTGAAGGGAAAAAACTTTTCAAAACGCGGGCCCTTTATAATATCTCTATTCGTATCGTCGCGACGCTGGCTTCGGTCGCGACTTTGGTTCTGACCCAAAACCTTTTTTTTATCCTTCTTGTCTATTTTTGCCTCTACACCTTTCTGCGTTTAATTTGCTTTTGGATGACTATTCGGAAATCATCCTTTAAGCCAAAACAAGATCTTGAGACTATCTCTTATGGCAAGCATTTAAGCCTGATGAATGCGATCGGAGTGGTGAGCAGCCAGTTGGATAAAATTCTTCTCTGGCATTTTTTAGGCCCTGTGTCATTAGCCTCCTACGCTTTAGCCACTACTCCTTGCGAACACATTGGCAACCTGTTTAAAAATCTTGCTCCTTTATCCTTGCCCAAATTCAGCGAGCAGTCTCTGGGGGCAATTAAAGCCAAGCTGTTTAAAAAAACTGCCAAACTTTTCCTTGCCGTTATTCCTCTTATGGGTCTTTATGTAATTTTAGCTCCCTGGATCTACAAACTTTTTTTTCCTATTTATTTAGAGGCCGTTTCTTATTCTCAATTTTACACGGTGGCGATTCTGCTAATGATTCCCCAAGTGCCCTTGGGCGCTGTTTTGGCGGCGCATATGAGGAAGAAAGAGCTTTATATTATAAAATTTACCTCTCCTTTGGTGCGCATTGTTTTAGTTCTGATTTTGGTTCCTCTATATGGAATTTGGGGAGCAATCATCACCGCCATACTTATTCAAGTGATTAATTTTGCCCTCTTATTATTTTTTTTAAGAAGGATGCAATAG
- a CDS encoding methyltransferase domain-containing protein, producing MSYNPEQAKKCIICGSKNFQILLTHRNDQFVQRVSSCRHQIRMVVCKKCGLVFQNPPLNAKTLAAIYSRKFRVDAPSEKYFRIIYPDAREKIQWIEHHLPKTKKRKVLDIGSSAGVLLNMFQKRQWDAFGVEPSLSFAEYSRKEYGLNVKTGFFKRTTFPEIKFDLIVISHVLEHISDPIDFLSIAGKKLSDNGYLFIEVPDIRRPKIKVLYSSFFASAHLYLFSPATLKMILTKAGFKIISAANAQRGWRVLARKAEPSKNFYTPSEKDDYKKILRRVRYSKTQYLLTVAAKKSVLKLTRGLILKIIGSARARHFIIALKKTTPQKRKKIALIVEMEGEIRKSLKIARRLSPENDVLICLYDFSLRKHFTNQNLRSLVLPEKYLSEKAIDEIDHSAYQSSTNWFLQDGQDPTLYEDISLGKILQVPIFFYFKKTLEKIEMILSLVRRNKLDEVIFFSDKEIVQLIKKRGNAQTKFYALSSLSSGWNKILKLLYYRGRLVYLASYLEKLIQKIKSGKKQKSSPEILFFYDKGFKILEPVREIAARKKGGAFEIITTGDPKIDSYLQKQNIIYSTLHSDLNIEPLFFLKKLVWLEKTWRKKIKSHPILSYRGINLGSKNNSLGNLWKKSGLSSLFHIEAAEKYFKRRKDLKTVVLPQDVWPLAKTITLIAQKNNIFTLVVQHGVTLDKEYYRIAYLPLAADKIAVWGEESKNYFLRRGVPENKIKITGFPGFDRLKAPQFQFNHLAFCKRHDINPKKKLILYATQNFSENKKRAVFESILQASGALPQTFFIIKLHPAPEETIPFYASILQEKKLTPKNILFLKDEDTLSLIQICDLLITVHSTVHIEAALLDKNIIIMNLDHDPELPIVRSKAALSVENSRELEESIKNILDNSKTQLELKNNRQKFVKNYTFKNDGQAAQRVWQLIK from the coding sequence ATGAGCTATAATCCCGAGCAAGCAAAAAAGTGTATTATCTGCGGCTCCAAAAATTTTCAGATTTTATTAACGCACCGCAATGACCAATTTGTCCAAAGAGTAAGCTCCTGCAGACATCAAATTAGAATGGTGGTCTGCAAAAAATGCGGCTTGGTCTTTCAAAATCCGCCTTTAAATGCTAAAACACTCGCTGCAATCTACTCCCGCAAGTTCAGGGTAGACGCTCCTTCGGAAAAATATTTCAGAATTATTTATCCTGACGCGCGAGAAAAAATACAATGGATAGAGCATCACCTGCCTAAAACTAAAAAGCGCAAAGTATTGGATATCGGAAGCTCCGCCGGCGTTTTGTTAAATATGTTTCAAAAAAGACAATGGGACGCCTTTGGCGTAGAGCCTTCTCTGTCCTTTGCCGAGTATAGCAGAAAAGAATATGGATTAAATGTGAAAACGGGTTTTTTTAAAAGAACAACCTTCCCTGAAATCAAATTTGACCTCATTGTCATCTCTCACGTCCTGGAACATATTTCCGACCCGATTGATTTCTTGTCAATCGCCGGAAAAAAATTAAGCGATAATGGCTATCTATTTATAGAAGTGCCTGACATCCGCAGGCCGAAAATAAAAGTTTTATACTCCAGTTTTTTCGCGAGCGCGCATCTCTATTTATTTTCCCCTGCCACCCTCAAGATGATCCTCACCAAAGCGGGATTCAAGATTATCAGCGCGGCTAACGCGCAAAGAGGCTGGAGAGTGCTGGCGCGAAAGGCTGAACCATCAAAAAATTTCTATACCCCTAGCGAAAAAGACGATTACAAAAAAATTCTGCGCCGTGTCCGCTACTCAAAAACGCAATATTTGCTGACTGTCGCGGCTAAAAAATCGGTTTTGAAACTTACTAGGGGGCTGATCCTAAAAATCATCGGCTCAGCGCGCGCGCGACATTTCATCATAGCATTAAAAAAAACAACCCCGCAAAAACGGAAAAAAATTGCTCTTATTGTGGAGATGGAAGGCGAAATCAGAAAGTCTTTAAAAATCGCTCGGAGATTATCTCCTGAAAATGATGTTCTCATCTGCTTGTATGATTTTTCCCTCCGGAAGCACTTTACCAACCAAAATCTCCGCTCTCTGGTCTTGCCCGAAAAATATTTGTCCGAGAAAGCCATTGATGAAATTGACCATTCAGCATATCAATCTTCTACGAATTGGTTTCTCCAAGATGGTCAAGACCCGACTCTCTACGAAGATATTTCCTTGGGAAAAATTTTACAAGTCCCCATCTTTTTTTATTTTAAAAAAACCCTGGAGAAGATAGAGATGATTTTAAGCTTGGTTAGGCGGAATAAATTAGATGAGGTCATCTTCTTTTCCGACAAAGAGATAGTTCAGTTAATCAAAAAAAGGGGTAACGCCCAAACCAAATTTTACGCATTATCTTCCCTGTCTTCTGGATGGAATAAAATTCTGAAACTACTTTATTATCGCGGCCGGCTGGTTTATCTTGCATCTTATTTAGAAAAACTCATCCAAAAAATAAAATCCGGAAAAAAACAAAAATCTTCTCCGGAAATATTATTCTTTTACGATAAAGGATTCAAAATTCTGGAACCAGTCCGAGAGATTGCCGCTAGAAAAAAAGGGGGGGCATTTGAAATCATCACGACCGGAGACCCTAAAATAGATAGCTATCTCCAAAAGCAGAATATTATTTACTCTACTTTGCATTCCGACCTTAATATCGAGCCTCTCTTCTTCCTTAAAAAATTGGTTTGGCTGGAGAAAACTTGGCGGAAAAAAATTAAAAGTCATCCCATACTAAGCTACCGTGGCATAAATTTAGGCTCAAAAAACAACAGTTTAGGAAATCTATGGAAAAAATCCGGGCTCTCCTCTTTATTTCATATAGAAGCGGCGGAAAAATATTTCAAGCGAAGAAAAGATCTGAAAACAGTTGTTCTCCCGCAAGATGTTTGGCCTCTCGCCAAAACGATTACCCTCATAGCCCAAAAAAATAATATCTTTACTTTAGTGGTCCAACATGGGGTTACCCTAGACAAAGAATACTACCGGATCGCTTACCTTCCGCTTGCTGCGGATAAAATCGCCGTGTGGGGCGAGGAAAGTAAAAACTATTTTCTACGCCGCGGCGTGCCAGAAAATAAAATAAAGATTACCGGCTTTCCCGGCTTTGACAGGCTGAAAGCGCCTCAATTTCAGTTCAACCATCTTGCGTTCTGCAAGCGCCATGACATTAATCCAAAGAAGAAGCTCATCCTCTATGCCACGCAAAATTTTTCCGAAAATAAAAAAAGGGCGGTTTTTGAAAGTATCCTCCAAGCCTCCGGAGCCCTGCCTCAAACATTTTTCATAATTAAACTCCATCCCGCCCCCGAAGAAACAATCCCCTTCTACGCTTCCATCCTTCAGGAAAAAAAGTTAACTCCGAAAAATATCCTATTTTTAAAAGATGAAGACACATTAAGTCTAATTCAAATTTGCGATTTGCTAATCACCGTTCACTCCACTGTTCATATTGAAGCCGCTCTCTTGGATAAAAACATTATTATTATGAATCTGGATCATGATCCAGAACTGCCCATCGTGCGATCCAAAGCGGCTTTAAGCGTGGAAAACTCTAGAGAGCTTGAAGAGAGCATTAAAAATATTTTAGATAACTCAAAAACACAACTGGAGTTAAAAAACAATCGACAAAAATTTGTTAAAAATTATACTTTTAAAAACGATGGGCAAGCCGCGCAACGCGTTTGGCAATTGATTAAATAA
- a CDS encoding acylneuraminate cytidylyltransferase family protein, with amino-acid sequence MTEPKLKPQNIIALIPARGQSMGLPRKNIRLLGGKPLIAYAIEAAKNCHLVNRVIVSTDDSEIAKIAKKYGAETPFKRPKRLAGASTPTEPVLKHAVEWLEKNEHYQADILVFLQATDQFRKKGLIEEVVKELLENKKTDSAFIATPTHKNFWRKQGRGWARLASDIPYGGPRQKRESLYREDTGLACATRARFIKQGRRIGDKIAIIINDPAAPFIDIHNEFDLWLAEKILQELKETKQTEQYEL; translated from the coding sequence ATGACAGAGCCAAAATTAAAACCCCAAAATATTATTGCCCTCATTCCCGCCCGCGGACAATCTATGGGGTTGCCTCGCAAAAATATACGCCTATTAGGCGGGAAACCCCTCATCGCTTATGCGATAGAAGCGGCTAAAAACTGCCATCTTGTAAATAGAGTAATTGTCTCCACTGATGATAGTGAAATCGCTAAAATCGCCAAAAAATACGGGGCGGAAACGCCTTTTAAAAGACCAAAAAGATTGGCAGGCGCTTCCACGCCCACCGAACCGGTTTTAAAACACGCCGTGGAATGGTTGGAAAAAAACGAGCATTATCAAGCTGACATCTTAGTTTTTCTGCAAGCCACGGATCAATTCAGAAAAAAGGGACTAATTGAAGAAGTAGTCAAAGAGTTGCTCGAAAACAAAAAAACGGATTCGGCTTTTATAGCCACGCCCACCCATAAAAATTTTTGGAGAAAGCAGGGTAGAGGATGGGCGCGCTTGGCTTCTGATATTCCGTATGGCGGACCAAGACAAAAACGAGAATCATTATACCGAGAGGACACAGGCCTCGCCTGCGCTACGAGAGCGCGTTTCATTAAGCAGGGCAGGAGAATCGGGGATAAAATCGCAATCATTATTAATGACCCCGCGGCGCCTTTTATAGACATCCATAATGAATTTGATTTGTGGCTGGCAGAAAAAATTTTACAGGAATTAAAAGAAACAAAACAGACTGAACAATATGAGCTATAA
- a CDS encoding N-acetylneuraminate synthase family protein produces MKDINKHDLKNNLKRVASAPGRFRMGKKGWDLNPNDFMVIAGPCRVESKKQMTAVAQTLRENHLKLIRAGAYKPATFPYSPPGLGKKGLKIIQDIAHQYDLISVSEVMAISEIPLAKQYIDVFQVGARNMQNYDLLATIGKTRKPVLLKRHPGASLRDFLGAAEWLLYYGCQDLVLCERGVTAPYTHDPNARWLLDITIVPAIKRISKLPIILDVSHSCGVREFIPSLTAAATASGADGMMVEIHPEPRESKSDPNQTVSLKQFCALLKKVKKIAQALDKKVV; encoded by the coding sequence ATGAAAGATATTAATAAACACGACCTGAAAAACAATTTAAAGCGGGTTGCCTCCGCTCCCGGACGGTTTCGCATGGGAAAAAAGGGGTGGGACTTAAACCCCAACGATTTTATGGTTATCGCTGGACCTTGCAGAGTGGAATCAAAAAAGCAGATGACTGCCGTGGCTCAAACGCTGCGCGAAAATCATTTGAAATTGATCCGCGCGGGCGCGTACAAACCAGCGACTTTTCCTTACTCTCCTCCGGGTTTAGGTAAAAAAGGGTTAAAAATTATCCAAGACATCGCTCATCAATATGACTTAATTAGTGTTTCCGAGGTGATGGCCATTAGCGAGATCCCGCTGGCTAAACAATATATTGATGTCTTTCAAGTGGGAGCCCGCAATATGCAGAATTACGATTTATTAGCCACTATCGGCAAAACCCGCAAACCCGTGCTTTTAAAAAGACATCCTGGTGCGAGCCTCCGAGATTTTTTAGGCGCGGCAGAATGGCTCTTATACTATGGCTGCCAAGACTTGGTTTTATGCGAACGCGGTGTTACTGCGCCTTACACTCATGATCCTAACGCGCGTTGGTTATTAGATATCACCATTGTTCCCGCGATCAAGAGAATTAGTAAACTGCCTATTATTTTAGACGTAAGCCACAGTTGCGGAGTAAGAGAGTTTATTCCCTCTTTAACCGCCGCCGCAACTGCTTCAGGGGCGGATGGAATGATGGTTGAAATCCATCCCGAACCCAGAGAGTCTAAAAGCGACCCAAATCAAACCGTGAGTCTGAAGCAATTTTGCGCCTTATTAAAGAAGGTGAAAAAAATCGCCCAAGCTTTGGATAAAAAAGTAGTTTAA
- a CDS encoding radical SAM protein produces the protein MLKNSQKSAFKETGSIWERWKAKLATEPNFRFWLYRLKWHLAPKLKLITRFPINLDIEVTNLCNLRCVMCPHGFDNPKMIAFHQKNLGFINLKLVKRIINEGAENGLSAIKFNWRGEPLLHPDLPAMIKYAKQKGIQEVMINTNGQLLTPQKSEALISAGLDKIIFSCDGATKETYEKIRRGASFAKFNRNVKNFIAKRNSKGLKKPLVRIQMVKMNSNLAELDCLIKMWKPLVDSVTTQDCTKRGEKNQSLSSAKKKLNRLPCPQIWQRMVITWDGKIVMCCRDWFLKNVLGEIKNETVRSFWKGEKLNRIRRLHHQKKLCKINACRECTLKETFLLE, from the coding sequence ATGTTAAAAAATTCCCAAAAATCAGCTTTTAAAGAAACCGGTAGTATCTGGGAAAGATGGAAAGCTAAACTCGCCACCGAGCCGAATTTTAGATTTTGGCTTTACCGGTTGAAATGGCATCTCGCTCCCAAATTAAAATTAATCACGCGTTTTCCAATTAACCTTGATATTGAGGTCACGAACCTCTGCAACTTAAGATGCGTAATGTGTCCGCACGGTTTTGATAATCCTAAAATGATAGCATTCCATCAGAAAAATTTAGGTTTTATCAATCTTAAACTAGTTAAAAGAATAATCAATGAAGGGGCTGAAAATGGCCTCTCCGCGATAAAATTTAATTGGCGAGGCGAACCTCTCTTACATCCAGATCTCCCTGCAATGATTAAATATGCCAAGCAAAAAGGCATTCAGGAAGTTATGATCAACACTAATGGCCAGCTCTTGACCCCTCAAAAATCAGAAGCCTTAATTAGCGCCGGTTTGGATAAAATTATCTTCTCGTGCGACGGAGCCACGAAAGAAACATATGAAAAAATAAGGCGGGGAGCTAGCTTCGCCAAGTTTAACCGTAATGTTAAAAATTTTATCGCAAAGAGAAACAGCAAGGGATTAAAAAAACCATTGGTTAGGATTCAGATGGTGAAAATGAATTCTAATCTCGCGGAACTTGATTGCTTAATTAAAATGTGGAAGCCCCTTGTGGATTCCGTCACCACTCAAGACTGCACAAAAAGAGGAGAAAAGAACCAAAGTTTATCTTCTGCTAAAAAAAAGTTAAACCGATTGCCCTGCCCTCAAATATGGCAAAGGATGGTGATTACTTGGGACGGAAAAATAGTGATGTGCTGTCGGGACTGGTTTCTAAAAAACGTTTTAGGAGAAATTAAAAATGAAACCGTGCGATCTTTTTGGAAAGGAGAAAAATTAAATCGGATTCGCCGATTGCATCATCAAAAAAAACTCTGTAAAATAAATGCCTGCCGAGAATGCACCCTTAAAGAGACCTTTTTACTGGAGTAA
- a CDS encoding class I SAM-dependent methyltransferase, producing MQFIKCALCGSNQTFNLFVSKDFIYGLPGKFKLVRCEKCGLVYINPQPTREEIDLFYPPEYAAHQNSKDFMEKGSNWKRKMKKYLRLRQEPFSKIKGAPPRHPQRGKILDIGCGSGQFLKRLKNSGWQCYGVELSPLASQKARGLGLNILTGDLLSALYPADFFDVIVLNHTFEHLPHPNAVLKEIHRILKTDGLLQIYLPNIQSLAAKTFQSYWFNLDLPRHLYHYAPATLKLILRKHGFAIQKMKYGSSTAGILGSFQNWLKEKKRWRKNFRKNKLLCLTIKPLVKLIDLLRMGDSFYIYALK from the coding sequence ATGCAGTTTATAAAATGCGCTCTATGCGGCTCCAATCAAACTTTCAACCTCTTCGTGAGTAAAGATTTTATTTACGGCTTGCCCGGAAAATTTAAACTTGTCCGATGCGAAAAATGCGGACTCGTTTATATTAATCCCCAGCCCACCCGCGAGGAAATAGATCTTTTTTATCCCCCAGAATATGCCGCCCATCAAAACAGCAAAGACTTTATGGAAAAAGGCTCAAACTGGAAACGAAAAATGAAAAAGTATTTGAGATTGCGTCAAGAACCCTTTTCCAAAATCAAAGGCGCGCCCCCGCGCCATCCGCAAAGGGGTAAAATTTTGGATATCGGTTGCGGCTCTGGCCAATTTCTAAAGCGTCTTAAAAATTCAGGCTGGCAATGCTACGGCGTGGAATTATCTCCTCTCGCCAGCCAAAAAGCGAGAGGATTGGGTTTGAATATTTTGACCGGCGATCTGCTCTCTGCTCTCTACCCCGCGGACTTCTTTGATGTTATAGTGTTGAACCATACCTTTGAACATCTGCCTCACCCCAACGCCGTCTTGAAAGAAATACATAGAATCCTAAAAACTGACGGGCTTTTGCAAATTTACCTACCTAACATTCAAAGTTTAGCCGCTAAGACTTTCCAATCCTACTGGTTTAATCTTGATCTCCCGAGGCATTTGTACCACTACGCCCCCGCTACTCTAAAACTGATACTGCGAAAGCACGGATTTGCAATCCAAAAAATGAAATATGGAAGCAGCACTGCCGGTATCCTGGGCAGCTTCCAAAATTGGCTGAAAGAGAAAAAAAGGTGGCGCAAGAATTTTAGAAAAAACAAGCTTCTGTGCCTTACCATCAAACCGCTAGTTAAATTAATTGATCTCTTGCGAATGGGAGATAGTTTCTATATTTACGCCTTGAAGTAA
- a CDS encoding glycosyltransferase family 4 protein → MKIFYLYADSAARKKILDRNERDRNTYLLYGQDYAARYGCSALDDLDICERIENSLYGKTIDFVINKIWVSVGALGGSWHKIFALRHRMREADLILSTTDRVGVPLTLLKYFKLAPHKPIIYVSIGFFEKLKKLRPRWLAFYRKVFAQNIQKIICYGYEESLRLQEIFGQEKIEFIPFGVDTEYFQPLQTEEDNYLLSIGKDRERDFDLLINLASLIPEKILLITTPARMREIKKKWTVLPPNVSIILDVPFSKIKTFIARAKFIVLPVRENSYSGATTTLLQAMAMGKAVVVSKTGAIKKGYYLEHGKNCILVEPGSIKELSQAINNLLRDAPRRKVLGENARKTVRKYLSWKNYAQNLFSVITHH, encoded by the coding sequence ATGAAAATCTTTTATCTTTATGCCGACTCGGCTGCGAGAAAAAAAATATTGGACCGTAACGAACGCGATCGCAACACTTACCTCCTGTATGGTCAGGATTACGCCGCGCGGTATGGCTGTTCCGCGCTGGATGATCTGGATATTTGCGAAAGAATTGAGAATAGTCTCTATGGCAAAACCATAGACTTCGTTATAAATAAAATCTGGGTGAGCGTAGGGGCTTTGGGCGGATCTTGGCATAAAATTTTTGCCCTAAGGCATAGGATGCGCGAGGCCGATCTTATTCTCTCCACGACGGATAGAGTGGGCGTTCCTTTGACGCTCCTTAAATATTTCAAATTAGCTCCCCATAAACCCATTATCTATGTGAGCATCGGCTTCTTTGAAAAATTGAAAAAACTGCGGCCTCGCTGGCTTGCCTTTTATCGGAAGGTATTTGCGCAAAACATACAAAAAATTATTTGTTACGGCTATGAAGAAAGCTTAAGACTCCAAGAAATCTTTGGCCAAGAAAAAATAGAATTTATTCCTTTCGGGGTAGACACGGAATACTTCCAACCCCTGCAAACCGAAGAAGATAATTATTTACTGTCTATTGGCAAAGACCGCGAGAGAGACTTTGATCTTCTGATAAATTTGGCAAGTTTGATTCCGGAAAAAATTTTACTAATTACCACCCCAGCGAGAATGCGGGAAATCAAGAAAAAATGGACAGTTTTGCCTCCTAATGTTTCCATAATTTTGGATGTCCCCTTTTCAAAAATCAAAACCTTTATCGCCCGCGCGAAATTCATTGTTTTGCCGGTGAGAGAAAATTCCTACTCTGGGGCAACCACTACCCTGTTGCAAGCGATGGCAATGGGTAAAGCAGTGGTCGTCAGTAAAACTGGAGCTATAAAAAAAGGATATTACTTAGAACATGGCAAAAACTGTATTCTCGTTGAGCCAGGCAGTATAAAAGAATTGTCCCAAGCCATTAATAATCTTCTGCGAGATGCGCCCCGCAGAAAGGTCCTGGGGGAAAACGCGCGAAAAACCGTCCGAAAATATCTTTCTTGGAAAAATTACGCGCAGAACCTATTTTCTGTGATCACTCACCACTAG